A DNA window from Primulina tabacum isolate GXHZ01 chromosome 12, ASM2559414v2, whole genome shotgun sequence contains the following coding sequences:
- the LOC142520900 gene encoding peroxidase 60-like, translating into MATRDAVSLGGGGRYTVQTGRRDGTVSLAGDVIMPASSISVTDSIKVFGEKGLSPTDMVYLLGDHTIGVARCSTFQDRLYNFQNTGEPDPAMDSTLRDTLIARCPQGSDSDENTVDLDQNASSSSTVDNSYYQQILSNRGILQIDQELALDQWTRPTVDAIAQGLDFTTGFGEAMIKLGAVRVLTGEQGEIRRFCNRKN; encoded by the exons ATGGCCACAAGAGATGCAGTTTCCCTG GGTGGAGGAGGGAGATACACCGTGCAGACCGGGAGGCGGGACGGGACCGTCTCTCTCGCCGGTGATGTGATTATGCCAGCTTCTTCAATATCTGTCACGGATTCGATCAAAGTTTTTGGCGAGAAGGGCCTTAGTCCCACTGACATGGTTTATCTTCTAG GTGATCACACCATCGGCGTTGCTCGTTGTTCGACTTTTCAGGATCGTCTATACAACTTCCAGAACACAGGGGAGCCTGACCCAGCCATGGATTCTACGCTGCGTGACACGCTAATCGCGAGATGTCCGCAAGGTTCAGACAGTGATGAGAACACCGTGGACCTGGATCAAAATGCTTCAAGTTCATCAACAGTAGATAATTCCTACTACCAACAGATCCTTTCGAACAGAGGAATTCTCCAGATTGATCAAGAATTAGCTCTTGATCAATGGACTCGGCCAACCGTGGACGCCATTGCCCAAGGTTTGGACTTCACCACGGGATTCGGCGAAGCCATGATCAAGCTAGGTGCGGTCCGAGTCCTCACAGGAGAACAAGGAGAGATCAGACGGTTCTGCAACAGAAAGAACTGA
- the LOC142520898 gene encoding berberine bridge enzyme-like 22 gives MGSIAIFMSSILFLSVSWRATSQSVEERDFLRCLSRQSSRRGEILQNVYTPKSSEYISHLEFASKNPRWFNETSQRPFLIVEPVEETDVWTAVSCSKRHQIQIRVKSGGHDYEGLSVRSVSPFVMIDLSNFNSIDVNLTDETVWVQAGATLGQLYYHIANKSKTHAFPAGLCQGLGLGGHISGGGLGTLVRKYGLASDNVIDARFMDVDGYFFDRNAMGEDTFWALRGGGGASFGVILAWKLKLVRVPEKVTVFSFRRRLDLGDVSLLHKWQNTAHKLPRDIFIRVLVQKIGNGRGDASFVQVTYNGMFLGPAEQLVKLLREQFPEFGLETEDCFRAPVKDSSCSSMPCIKKECYEVSWIQSAVFFSGGKIDQPADTLLGKFKNTRFFNKGASDFLKAPIPDKGWRMIQKMFLSEDGPIMIIDPLGGVMDKIGEHVFPFPHRKGNLFNIQYLINWFGDNSAQVAEKHVAWKRSLYKKMAPYVANSPRTAYFNYKDLDLGKNDKYYNYTVGKVWGEKYFKGNFERLAKIKGGIDPRNFFQNELSIPVLK, from the coding sequence ATGGGAAGCATTGCAATCTTTATGTCTTCCATTCTTTTCCTTTCAGTTTCATGGAGAGCTACATCCCAATCAGTGGAAGAGAGGGACTTTCTCAGATGCTTGTCACGACAATCATCACGTCGTGGCGAGATTCTGCAAAATGTTTACACACCAAAGTCTTCTGAATACATATCGCACCTGGAATTTGCGTCGAAAAATCCAAGATGGTTCAATGAAACTAGCCAAAGACCATTTCTAATCGTGGAACCTGTGGAAGAGACTGACGTTTGGACTGCCGTCAGCTGCAGCAAAAGGCACCAGATCCAAATCAGGGTCAAGAGTGGTGGCCACGATTATGAAGGCCTGTCTGTTCGCTCGGTGTCCCCTTTTGTCATGATTGATCTCAGCAATTTCAACTCCATCGACGTTAATCTTACAGATGAAACGGTCTGGGTTCAGGCAGGGGCCACTTTGGGACAGTTATACTATCATATCGCCAATAAGAGCAAGACTCATGCATTCCCTGCAGGATTATGCCAAGGTTTGGGATTGGGGGGGCACATCAGCGGTGGAGGATTGGGAACGTTGGTGAGGAAATACGGGCTTGCATCAGATAACGTGATCGATGCCCGATTCATGGATGTTGATGGCTACTTCTTTGACAGGAACGCTATGGGAGAAGATACATTTTGGGCTCTCAGGGGTGGTGGAGGAGCAAGTTTTGGAGTGATACTCGCATGGAAACTCAAGCTTGTTCGAGTCCCCGAAAAGGTTACAGTTTTCTCCTTTCGTCGTAGACTGGATCTTGGAGATGTAAGTCTTCTCCACAAGTGGCAAAACACCGCACATAAGCTCCCGAGAGATATCTTTATTCGAGTCCTCGTACAGAAAATAGGTAATGGTCGAGGGGACGCAAGTTTCGTCCAGGTGACTTATAACGGCATGTTTCTAGGGCCTGCTGAGCAACTGGTAAAACTGTTGAGAGAACAGTTCCCTGAATTCGGCCTGGAGACCGAAGATTGTTTCCGGGCACCTGTTAAAGACAGTAGCTGCAGTAGTATGCCATGCATCAAGAAAGAATGTTACGAGGTATCCTGGATTCAATCTGCGGTGTTTTTCAGCGGAGGGAAAATCGACCAGCCTGCAGACACATTGCTCGGTAAATTCAAAAACACCCGGTTCTTCAACAAGGGGGCATCTGATTTCTTGAAGGCTCCGATTCCTGATAAGGGATGGAGGATGATACAAAAGATGTTCTTGTCCGAAGATGGTCCTATCATGATTATTGATCCTCTCGGAGGAGTAATGGACAAGATTGGAGAACATGTTTTCCCTTTTCCGCATAGAAAAGGAAACTTGTTCAACATACAATACCTGATAAATTGGTTTGGTGACAATAGTGCCCAAGTTGCTGAAAAGCATGTAGCTTGGAAGAGATCTCTCTACAAAAAAATGGCGCCATATGTGGCTAATTCGCCAAGAACTGCGTACTTTAATTACAAAGATCTCGACTTGGGCAAAAACGACAAGTACTATAACTACACTGTGGGGAAAGTGTGGGGCGAAAAGTATTTCAAGGGAAATTTCGAAAGACTGGCAAAGATAAAAGGCGGGATTGATCCACGAAATTTCTTCCAAAATGAACTAAGCATTCCAGTTTTGAAATAA
- the LOC142521276 gene encoding uncharacterized protein LOC142521276 — protein MLRMCPRHGFSIGQQVETFYYGVDPSVRSMLDAAANGSLYRKTPTAALEIISNMAESNVGWQDNRREKKVGFLEMDALIAITAKLDGLTHQMAQLQAQKSIPVKSVNQIQGSAEMVGGSSSDMSFMPDMSCEGIQCFGGDSVNYVGNQGRQQYNPYSFSYNPGWRNHPNFGWRPSENYVGPLHFNPPKHPTQQKPPQQPPKPPQGAGPSMPPGFKPHDSKSNLEDMLAKYIAGNEMRWQNHDAMMQRVETQLGQLATQMATRAPGTLPSDTEKNPKCVNAVTVTSPIKQEVIDVEGDVKEKELSKQRSEDAREKGKSLNSNSNIDINSLPFPQRAKQLQLDTQFSKFLEIFKKLHINIPFAEALAQMPSCAKFLKEILSNKRKLVDFETVKLSGECYAILQNKLPPKLKDPGSFSIPCTIGTSNFSKALCDLGASINLMTYSCFEKLKIGEVKPTTISLQLADRSIKYPRGVVEDVLVKVDKFIFPVDFVVLDMAEDREIPLILGRPFLATGKALIDVQKGELVLRLNDESVVFNVFQSIKYPNDTSDCFRIDATDELVECGLQELIGEDPLEICLTDSCPGELENEDIKEYMQYLEAGRPISKTVNSRIGELGHIPKPLKALTDYFGWD, from the coding sequence ATGTTGAGGATGTGCCCGAGACATGGCTTTTCAATAGGCCAGCAGGTTGAGACATTCTATTATGGGGTGGATCCTTCTGTGAGATCTATGCTCGATGCGGCAGCAAACGGAAGCTTATACAGGAAAACGCCAACCGCAGCACTTGAAATCATCTCGAATATGGCAGAAAGCAATGTGGGTTGGCAAGATAACCGAAGGGAGAAGAAGGTCGGATTCCTTGAGATGGATGCTTTAATAGCGATTACAGCGAAACTTGATGGATTGACACATCAGATGGCACAGTTACAAGCACAGAAGTCAATACCAGTCAagtcagtgaatcagattcaagGAAGTGCTGAAATGGTTGGTGGTTCATCTAGTGACATGTCATTCATGCCAGATATGTCTTGTGAGGGAATACAGTGCTTTGGAGGGGATTCAGTAAATTATGTGGGAAACCAGGGTCGTCAGCAATATAATCCATACAGTTTCTCATATAATCCGGGTTGGAGGAATCATCCGAATTTTGGGTGGAGACCGTCAGAAAATTATGTTGGGCCACTACATTTTAATCCTCCAAAACATCCTACACAGCAAAAGCCTCCTCAGCAACCACCTAAACCTCCGCAAGGTGCTGGACCTTCTATGCCACCCGGTTTCAAGCCACATGATAGCAAGTCAAACCTTGAGGACATGCTTGCAAAGTACATAGCCGGGAATGAGATGAGATGGCAAAACCATGATGCCATGATGCAAAGAGTGGAGACGCAACTAGGACAATTAGCGACACAAATGGCTACACGAGCTCCGGGTACACTACCTAGTGACACGGAAAAGAATCCAAAATGTGTCAATGCAGTCACGGTGACGTCTCCCATAAAGCAGGAAGTGATCGATGTTGAAGGCGATGTGAAGGAGAAGGAATTATCCAAGCAAAGGTCAGAGGACGCAAGGGAGAAAGGTAAGTCTCTCAACTCAAACTccaatattgatattaattcaCTCCCTTTTCCCCAAAGAGCTAAGCAACTGCAATTGGAtactcaattttcaaaatttcttgagatTTTCAAAAAGCTGCATATAAATATCCCATTTGCAGAAGCTTTAGCTCAAATGCCCTCATGTGCAAAATTTCTTAAAGAGATTTTATCAAACAAGAGGAAATTGGTTGACTTTGAGACAGTTAAGCTTTCGGGGGAATGTTATgcaattttacaaaataaactCCCTCCGAAGCTTAAGGATCCAGGTAGTTTCTCTATCCCTTGTACTATTGGAACTTCGAATTTTAGTAAAGCTTTGTGTGACTTAGGTGCAAGCATTAACTTGATGACATACTCATGTTTTGAGAAGCTAAAAATAGGTGAAGTGAAGCCAACTACAATTTCCCTACAGTTAGCTGATAGATCAATTAAATATCCTAGGGGAGTTGTAGAGGATGTGTTAGTAAAGGTTGACAAGTTCATTTTTCCGGTTGATTTTGTTGTGTTGGATATGGCAGAGGATCGTGAGATTCCTCTTATTTTAGGAAGACCGTTTTTAGCCACTGGGAAAGCTCTGATAGATGTACAAAAGGGTGAGTTGGTGTTGAGACTGAATGATGAGAGTGTGGTGTTTAATGTTTTTCAGTCCATCAAATATCCTAATGATACATCTGattgttttagaattgatgctACTGACGAGCTTGTTGAGTGTGGTTTGCAGGAATTGATAGGTGAAGATCCTTTGGAGATTTGTTTGACTGATTCATGCCCAGGAGAGTTGGAAAATGAGGATATTAAAGAATACATGCAGTATCTGGAAGCAGGCAGACCAATTTCCAAGACGGTAAATTCTAGGATTGGGGAGCTTGGGCATATCCCAAAACCTTTAAAGGCATTGACCGATTATTTCGGTTGGGATTaa
- the LOC142521280 gene encoding uncharacterized protein LOC142521280: protein MSCHLPVELEHKAYWATKFLNFDAKATGDERVLQLNELDEFRLEAYENAKLYKEKTKRWHDQNIVHREFVVGQLVLLYNSRLKLMPGKLRSRWSGPYTITQVFPYGAVEITSEATGPFKVNGHRLKVYHGGAIPDEPTTVDLRDPN from the coding sequence ATGTCGTGTCACCTAcctgttgaacttgaacataaggcTTATTGGGCTactaaattcttgaattttgatGCTAAAGCCACAGGTGACGAGAGAGTTCTGCAGCTGAATGAATTGGACGAGTTTCGGTTGGAGGCTTACGAGAATGCCAAGCTTTACAAAGAGAAAACAAAACGTTGGCATGATCAGAACATAGTCCATCGAGAATTTGTGGTGGGACAACTGGTCCTATTATATAATTCTCGCCTGAaattgatgccaggtaagtTGCGTTCACGGTGGTCAGGACCATATACCATCACGCAAGTGTTCCCCTACGGGGCAGTAGAGATCactagtgaagcaactggacCTTTCAAAGTAAATGGGCATAGGCTGAAGGTGTATCATGGTGGTGCCATACCCGATGAGCCGACCACAGTGGATCTGCGGGATCCAAACTGA
- the LOC142521382 gene encoding dolichol-phosphate mannose synthase subunit 3-like: MKHIVKILTLLVTLSALWVGLLQASIIPRSYTWLLPLYFIVSLGCYGLLMVGVGLMQFPTCPHEAILLQQDIIEAKEFLKENGVDIGSD; encoded by the exons ATGAAGCACATTGTAAAGATTTTGACATTGCTGGTAACCCTGTCAGCTCTTTGGGTTGGCCTGCTTCAGGCATCCATAATTCCAAGGAGCTACACTTGGTTG CTGCCTCTGTACTTCATTGTATCCCTTGGATGCTATGGCCTATTAATGGTTGGAGTTGGCCTGATGCAATTTCCAACTTGCCCACATGAGGCAATTCTGTTGCAGCAG GACATCATAGAAGCAAAGGAATTCTTGAAAGAGAATGGGGTCGACATCGGTTCCGACTAA